A region from the Xenopus laevis strain J_2021 chromosome 4S, Xenopus_laevis_v10.1, whole genome shotgun sequence genome encodes:
- the faah.1.S gene encoding fatty acid amide hydrolase, gene 1 S homeolog, with product MILKALLPEVVSNHFLISVFCCLVGTYLVLRLLNHRGVRQKLRCGGIQRLHSLDLMQKTVSQFKKQHPELDTGHIVSLTLSQLVDQLKKGSLAAESVLVAYIEKALEVNKELNCLTDFLSECEAQLQEVKKQKEKGLLYGVPITLKDNVGYKGHDSHCGLVQFLGIADQEDSVIVQVLKKHGAVPFVKTNIPQSMINFDCSNSIFGQTLNPHNHKKTCGGSSGGEAALIAGGGAVLGVGTDVLGSIRMPCSFCGICGLKPSGNRLSSLGFSTPVSGMKSAVMMPGPMARDVDSLALFMKAVLCDDMFQLDPTVPPVPFRDEIYNSSKPLTIGFYDTDGYFLPSPGMRRAIQETKALLEEAGHKLVPFSPPRIEYALNELCIRGFFADGGSTLVDKFNADIVDPNLKQQMLLYKIPTIVKKIITFFMRPVFPRIANHVNAHCGVGSVKQLWKHNAAIKEYRCEYINEWKKLNLDALLCPMLGPAFNIGCPGKLFAGFCFTMLFNILNFPAGVLPVNIVTPEDEEELKNYKGYYNDLWDKDVIKGMEDGVGLPLAVQCVALPWQEEQCLRLMKEVENVTRGKLNK from the exons ATGATTTTAAAGGCACTTTTGCCCGAAGTGGTGTCAAATCACTTTCTTATATCTGTATTTTGCTGCCTGGTGGGAACATACCTGGTGCTAAGGTTGCTAAATCACAGAGGTGTGAGACAGAAGCTAAGATGTGGGGGAATACAGAGACTCCATTCCTTGGATCTCATGCAGAAGACCGTCTCACAGTTCAAAAAGCAA CATCCTGAACTTGATACTGGGCATATTGTTTCCCTGACCCTGTCCCAGTTGGTGGACCAGCTAAAGAAAGGCTCCCTGGCTGCAGAAAGTGTTCTTGTTGCTTATATTGAGAag GCTTTGGAAGTCAATAAGGAACTAAACTGTCTGACTGACTTTCTGTCTGAGTGTGAGGCCCAACTTCAAGAAGtgaagaaacagaaagaaaaaggccTGTTGTATGGAGTGCCGATTACCCTAAAGGACAATGTTGGATAtaag GGCCATGATTCTCACTGCGGACTTGTACAATTCCTTGGTATTGCGGACCAAGAGGACAGTGTGATTGTGCAGGTTTTAAAGAAGCATGGGGCTGTTCCCTTCGTGAAGACCAATATACCACAATCCATGATAAA TTTTGACTGCAGCAATTCCATCTTTGGACAAACTTTAAATCCTCATAATCACAAAAAGACATGTGGGGGTTCCAGCGGTGGGGAAGCAGCTCTGATCGCAGGAGGAGGGGCAGTACTCGGCGTAGGTACCGATGTCCTTGGAAGTATCAGAATGCCTTGCAGCTTTTGTGGAATATGTGGCCTTAAACCATCAGGGAATCGACTTAG TTCCTTGGGATTTTCTACACCTGTCAGTGGAATGAAATCAG CTGTGATGATGCCTGGACCAATGGCAAGGGATGTGGATAGCCTGGCTTTGTTTATGAAAGCTGTTTTATGTGATGACATGTTCCAGCTTGATCCAACAGTACCCCCTGTTCCATTTAGAGATGAG ATTTATAACAGTTCAAAGCCTCTCACAATTGGATTCTATGACACAGATGGATATTTTCTACCATCCCCTGGTATGAGAAGGGCAATTCAGGAAACCAAAGCTCTGCTGGAAGAAGCAGGTCACAAG CTGGTTCCTTTTTCTCCACCACGCATAGAATATGCACTCAATGAGCTTTGTATAAGAGGGTTTTTTGCAGATGGAGGATCCACTTTAGTAGATAAATT CAATGCAGACATAGTGGATCCTAACCTGAAACAACAGATGCTTCTGTATAAAATACCCACCATTGTGAAGAAGATCATAACCTTTTTCATGAGGCCAGTA TTTCCACGCATTGCAAACCATGTGAATGCACACTGTGGTGTGGG ctcaGTCAAACAATTGTGGAAACATAATGCAGCAATAAAG GAGTACCGCTGTGAATATATTAACGAATGGAAAAAGCTGAATTTGGATGCCTTGCTCTGCCCTATGTTGGGTCCAGCTTTCAATATTGGATGCCCTGGAAAACTCTTTG CTGGCTTTTGCTTCACCATGCTATTCAATATTTTGAACTTTCCTGCTGGGGTTCTACCTGTTAACATTGTTACACCGGAAGACGAGGAAGAACTGAAGAATTACAAAGGATACTATAATGATCTTTGGGACAAAGATGTTATTAAG GGCATGGAAGATGGTGTTGGGCTTCCGTTGGCTGTGCAGTGTGTGGCATTACCCTGGCAAGAAGAACAGTGTCTTCGACTTAtgaaggaagtagaaaatgtaacTCGTGGAAAATTAAACAAGTGA